A stretch of Miscanthus floridulus cultivar M001 chromosome 13, ASM1932011v1, whole genome shotgun sequence DNA encodes these proteins:
- the LOC136501164 gene encoding uncharacterized protein produces the protein MVMVSGGGGNAWAKEMTIRRRIASIFNKTQEHFPTLKDYNDYLEEIEDMTFNLIEGIDVEAIEAKIARYQQENAEQIYLSRAKRAEDLAAALKASRMNPVKAEANDMAAGSSQGISGGAGVQGQYAPAAVLGGVAQPRPTGMAPQLISSRSDPLQGDDEETRRLRAERAARAGGWTAELSKRRALEEVFSAIFI, from the exons atgGTGATGGTGTCAGGCGGCGGGGGGAATGCGTGGGCGAAGGAGATGACCATCCGCCGCAGGATAGCCAGCAT ATTCAACAAGACGCAGGAACATTTCCCTACTCTGAAGGACTACAACGATTATCTGGAAGAAATTGAGGATATGA CTTTCAACCTGATCGAAGGGATAGATGTCGAGGCGATTGAAGCAAAAATTGCAAGATACCAACAGGAAAATGCGGAGCAGATATACTTGTCCAGAGCTAAAAGG GCGGAAGATCTTGCAGCAGCACTTAAAGCAAGCAGGATGAACCCTGTAAAGGCCGAGGCCAATGATATG GCTGCTGGGAGTTCTCAGGGTATTAGTGGTGGGGCAGGAGTTCAGGGCCAGTATGCACCTGCCGCCGTTCTTGGGGGAGTGGCTCAGCCTCGCCCCACAGGTATGGCTCCCCAACTAATCAGCAGTCGGTCAGATCCTCTTCAAGGAGATGACGAGGAGACCAGGAGACTACGCGCAGAGCGAGCAGCACGAGCTGGTGGATGGACTGCTGAGTTGAGTAAGAGAAGAGCGCTGGAGGAGGTGTTTAGCGCCATATTTATCTAG